One window of Nostoc sp. UHCC 0926 genomic DNA carries:
- a CDS encoding helix-turn-helix domain-containing protein, giving the protein MQIYQLFKQAMDRHGIQGKELAGLAGISQNHLSQFRSGHKWVSPEVFAALLEGMDRLAPGSRKYFCQLLAEEPLAERDTSKRLAEMIEAADEDEMEAALLAIGRKWKRTRQNPAISGNYSTGFDSAIAV; this is encoded by the coding sequence ATGCAGATTTACCAGCTATTTAAGCAGGCGATGGATCGACACGGAATTCAGGGAAAGGAATTAGCCGGGCTAGCTGGTATAAGCCAAAATCACCTATCCCAGTTTCGCTCCGGGCATAAATGGGTAAGCCCAGAGGTATTTGCAGCTTTACTAGAGGGGATGGATCGGCTTGCCCCTGGCTCTAGAAAATATTTTTGTCAACTATTGGCTGAGGAACCATTAGCAGAAAGGGACACGAGTAAAAGGCTTGCGGAAATGATTGAGGCTGCTGATGAAGATGAAATGGAAGCAGCATTATTAGCAATTGGTCGCAAGTGGAAGAGAACACGCCAAAATCCGGCTATTTCAGGTAATTACAGCACGGGGTTTGACTCGGCGATCGCTGTCTAA
- a CDS encoding Tn3 family transposase — translation MTLIGRTAYPKFKQFPDAKELAELYTPTETEIKLGKSKTKSHEGFLCFMVMLKSFQRLGYFPHPELVPIAVIKYLRSYLKLQDWVKAIPSERQRYNYQNAIREYLGVKQYDKPAQRLIAIAIAISAEVKDHPADLINVAIEELVKERYELPAFSTLDRLVGHIRASVNNRLFSRISTGLSQVEQIYLDQLLSADALESTATLNLLKSPPKSATLSGVRQLQTKFDALMTFGDAKRLLASIARTKIRYFAAQGRALDISEFQDINLPKRRTLLLCLLYEAQIKTRDHLVEMFLRRILKIQNNAKLRLKELRDKHLTETSELLATFAEVLKVSKEATCTTSNSEFTHLEPPSSIPVANFAVLGEQVQSILDEHGGTELLLTKYEEIAAYNTNNHLPLMWRFYSPNRKVLFNLVRSLDINSTSADESVLNALKFVLDNEHKRGKYLPFDIDLDFISNNWRNLIVLEVDGTELLVRRQLEICVFSYLATEFKTGDACVVGSESYADFREQLLTHGECEPLISEYCCQLGFPDNASDFVEHLRVLLTRVATDVDEICSDGKQVIINKDGEPVLKRLKSPPEPKEVEELESKIRELMPERSILDILCNVEHWLNWTRHLGHESGSEPKFKKVEERYIFTTFGYGCNLGPNQTARHSRGVVTSHMISYTNRRHISTPKIEAAIRDIINAFNRFTLPSIWGTGKKAAADGSKFEIYENNLHSEYHIRYGGYGGIAYHHVSDKYIALFTHFITCGVWEAVYILDGLLKNISDIQPDTLYADTQGQSGPVFAISYLLGIKLMPRIRNWKDLTFLRPSESATYKYIDPLFKGVVNWNLIKTHWLDMIRVVLSIKAGKVMPSTLLRKLGSYSKKNRLYQAFQELGKVVRTMFLLEYISSPKMRQEITAVTNIVEKYHHFLDWVCFGKDGTITENDPIEQEKRFKYLDLVASAVILHNTVDMSLAIQTLMAQGKPVHQRYIKALSPFITRHIKRYGDYVVNLQSIPQPFEAAINLPPEIFEI, via the coding sequence ATGACCTTAATTGGCCGTACAGCATATCCTAAATTTAAGCAATTTCCCGACGCTAAAGAACTCGCAGAACTTTATACACCAACAGAGACAGAAATTAAGCTGGGAAAGTCCAAAACTAAGAGTCATGAAGGGTTTCTTTGTTTCATGGTAATGTTAAAATCCTTCCAACGGCTTGGTTATTTCCCCCACCCGGAACTAGTACCTATTGCGGTAATTAAATATTTACGGTCGTATTTAAAGTTACAAGATTGGGTAAAAGCAATTCCCTCCGAACGTCAGCGCTACAATTACCAAAATGCGATTCGGGAATATCTGGGGGTTAAGCAATACGATAAACCAGCCCAAAGATTAATTGCGATCGCTATTGCAATATCCGCAGAAGTTAAGGACCATCCTGCTGATTTAATTAACGTAGCGATTGAAGAATTAGTTAAGGAAAGGTACGAGTTACCTGCATTTAGCACCCTTGACCGTTTGGTCGGTCATATTCGCGCTTCGGTTAATAACCGTTTATTTTCCCGAATATCTACGGGTCTTTCTCAAGTCGAACAGATTTATTTAGACCAATTGCTGTCTGCTGATGCTTTGGAATCAACTGCTACACTCAATTTACTGAAATCTCCACCTAAAAGTGCGACTTTAAGTGGTGTTCGACAATTACAAACTAAGTTTGATGCGTTGATGACTTTTGGTGATGCTAAACGATTGTTGGCGAGTATCGCCAGAACCAAAATTAGGTACTTTGCAGCCCAAGGCAGAGCTTTAGACATATCCGAGTTTCAAGATATCAATTTGCCCAAACGGCGAACTTTGCTGCTATGTCTATTGTACGAGGCGCAGATTAAAACCCGCGACCATCTCGTCGAAATGTTTCTTAGACGCATTCTCAAGATTCAAAACAATGCCAAACTTCGATTAAAAGAACTGCGTGACAAGCATTTAACGGAAACATCGGAGTTACTGGCTACGTTTGCAGAAGTATTAAAGGTATCAAAAGAAGCAACATGTACAACGTCGAATTCGGAATTTACGCATCTTGAACCACCGTCTAGTATCCCCGTGGCAAACTTTGCTGTTTTAGGAGAACAGGTGCAATCTATTTTAGACGAACATGGTGGTACAGAACTGCTGCTAACTAAATACGAAGAGATTGCGGCATACAACACAAACAATCATCTGCCGCTAATGTGGCGGTTTTATTCCCCTAACCGCAAGGTGTTGTTTAATTTAGTACGTTCTTTGGATATTAACAGTACTTCTGCGGATGAATCGGTCCTGAATGCACTGAAGTTTGTGTTGGATAACGAACACAAACGGGGTAAATATTTACCGTTTGACATTGATCTAGATTTTATCAGTAATAACTGGCGAAATCTTATTGTATTAGAGGTGGATGGGACTGAGCTTTTGGTACGCCGACAGTTAGAAATTTGTGTCTTTTCTTACTTGGCTACAGAATTTAAGACGGGGGATGCTTGTGTTGTTGGCTCGGAAAGCTATGCCGATTTCCGCGAGCAATTGCTGACTCACGGAGAATGCGAACCCCTAATTTCGGAGTATTGTTGCCAGCTTGGGTTTCCTGATAATGCATCCGACTTTGTTGAACATTTACGTGTTTTGCTAACACGGGTAGCAACGGATGTCGATGAGATTTGCTCGGATGGAAAACAAGTAATAATTAATAAAGATGGTGAACCTGTACTGAAACGGTTAAAATCACCACCCGAACCCAAGGAAGTGGAAGAATTAGAGTCGAAAATCCGTGAGTTGATGCCGGAGCGTAGTATTTTAGACATTCTTTGCAATGTTGAACATTGGTTGAATTGGACGCGGCATCTCGGACATGAGTCAGGAAGCGAACCAAAATTCAAAAAAGTAGAGGAGCGCTATATTTTCACGACTTTTGGCTACGGGTGTAACCTGGGACCAAATCAAACTGCTCGCCATTCTAGGGGTGTAGTGACATCTCACATGATTTCCTATACCAACCGTCGCCATATTAGTACGCCGAAAATTGAGGCAGCGATTCGGGATATTATTAATGCTTTCAATCGTTTTACTCTACCATCAATTTGGGGTACGGGGAAAAAAGCGGCGGCAGATGGAAGTAAGTTTGAGATTTACGAAAATAATTTACACAGCGAATATCACATCCGCTATGGCGGGTATGGTGGTATTGCTTATCACCATGTTTCTGATAAATATATAGCCTTGTTTACCCACTTTATTACCTGCGGTGTTTGGGAGGCTGTGTATATTTTGGACGGGTTACTGAAAAATATTTCTGACATTCAACCAGATACTTTGTACGCAGATACTCAAGGTCAGTCAGGACCAGTGTTTGCTATTTCTTATCTTCTGGGTATCAAATTGATGCCACGTATCCGTAACTGGAAAGACCTTACTTTTCTGCGTCCCAGTGAGTCAGCAACTTATAAGTACATCGACCCGTTATTCAAGGGTGTGGTCAACTGGAACCTAATTAAAACACACTGGCTTGACATGATACGGGTTGTGCTGTCGATTAAAGCGGGGAAGGTAATGCCTTCCACTCTTCTACGTAAATTGGGTAGTTATAGTAAAAAAAATCGCCTTTATCAAGCTTTCCAAGAATTGGGTAAAGTTGTGCGGACAATGTTTCTGCTTGAATATATCTCCTCCCCCAAGATGCGTCAGGAGATTACGGCCGTAACAAATATTGTAGAGAAATACCATCATTTTCTAGATTGGGTCTGTTTCGGCAAGGATGGCACGATTACTGAAAATGACCCGATTGAGCAGGAAAAGCGGTTTAAATATTTAGATTTGGTCGCAAGTGCGGTAATTTTGCACAACACAGTTGATATGTCGCTAGCGATTCAGACGCTAATGGCACAGGGTAAACCTGTTCATCAAAGATATATTAAGGCTTTGAGTCCTTTTATTACGAGACATATCAAACGGTATGGAGATTATGTGGTGAATTTACAGTCAATTCCGCAACCATTTGAAGCTGCAATTAATCTACCACCAGAAATCTTTGAAATCTAG
- a CDS encoding alpha-ketoglutarate-dependent dioxygenase AlkB family protein: MQQLNLFTESAPVLPITYYPDFLSLEQANSLYQHCLKLEWQQNQIRIAGKTMPVPRLECIYGDAGCDYLYSNSVFLKPLTWTDNLANLRDRITALTGYKFRIVIGNQYRSGQDSIGWHSDNEPSMGYEPAIASVSLGCVRKFQIKPRNGKPTDFWLEHGSLLVMHPGCQSTHLHQVPKTNKVVSTRINLTFRPHTGGQR, encoded by the coding sequence GTGCAACAACTCAACTTGTTTACTGAATCAGCCCCAGTTTTACCTATCACCTACTATCCAGATTTCTTAAGCCTTGAACAAGCAAACTCACTCTACCAACACTGCTTGAAACTGGAGTGGCAACAGAATCAAATCAGGATCGCCGGGAAAACAATGCCTGTCCCTCGTCTGGAGTGCATTTACGGTGATGCCGGATGTGATTATCTTTACTCCAACAGCGTATTTTTGAAACCCCTGACTTGGACAGACAATCTGGCTAACTTGCGGGACAGAATCACTGCGCTAACTGGTTACAAGTTCCGCATCGTCATTGGCAACCAGTACCGCAGTGGCCAGGATTCGATTGGTTGGCATTCCGACAATGAACCATCGATGGGATATGAGCCAGCGATCGCTTCTGTAAGTCTCGGCTGTGTTCGCAAATTCCAAATCAAACCGAGAAATGGCAAACCCACTGACTTCTGGCTGGAACACGGCAGCTTGCTCGTGATGCACCCCGGCTGTCAGTCTACACATCTGCACCAAGTTCCTAAGACCAACAAAGTCGTTAGCACCCGAATTAATCTCACGTTTCGACCGCATACCGGAGGACAGAGATAA
- a CDS encoding plasmid replication protein, CyRepA1 family, whose product MLRINETDSQAKHLQEWLSSGVDEEIFHLNVRSLYSTTPYEYLLYSPKISRRNDGRLRDRDLKKYQHIELGGWWCNGVDPLNNYVLMMWGCFKPDRPRRDRQKIHKFIKYEHPFREETRAFFLLVPNRIWVKVSLRCGIPITEEDLQHPGGFWHWIWRHNVPVTIVEGVKKAGALLTAGYAAIAIPGVNAGYRTPTDEYGTANGKPYLIPDLKHFATEGRQVNICFDQDNKPETAQRVRTAKSRMGRLLVNESCSLRVIDLPLGAEKGVDDFIVAKGQPAFDALYNTAVALELWEIKLFTLLTYPKAIALNQRFLGQLLVPEGEKLIILKAPKGTGKTEWLATEVAKAHDQEQRVLIITHCIQLGEALCNRFGVNYVTEVHTSETGTLLGYGVCVDSLHQESQARFNPNDWSNDVIIIDECDQVFWHLLNSGTEVQKRRVSVLKNLKQLVQNVLGSSQGKIYLSSADVSDTDVKYVLSLAGEYRVNPFVIVNNYRHVAGNCYNYSGSNPKNLIAALDKAISKGGHHLLCCSAQKAKSKWGTQALEERFRRKFPHLRILRIDSESVADPSHAAFGCIAHLNEILTQYDLVIASPSLETGVSIDIRGHFDGVWGIFQGVQPVNSVRQWRGYGKLLTVISG is encoded by the coding sequence ATGCTTCGTATAAATGAAACCGATTCTCAAGCTAAACATTTACAAGAGTGGCTCAGTAGCGGGGTTGACGAAGAAATCTTTCATTTGAATGTGCGTTCGCTCTACAGCACAACACCCTACGAATATCTACTCTACAGCCCCAAAATCTCCCGTCGCAATGATGGACGACTGCGAGACAGGGACTTGAAGAAGTACCAGCACATTGAATTAGGCGGCTGGTGGTGCAATGGCGTTGACCCGCTCAATAACTACGTCCTGATGATGTGGGGCTGCTTCAAACCCGACCGCCCCCGACGCGATCGCCAAAAAATTCACAAATTCATCAAGTACGAGCATCCATTCAGAGAAGAGACACGCGCCTTCTTCCTCTTAGTGCCGAATCGCATTTGGGTGAAAGTTTCCCTACGTTGCGGCATTCCTATTACTGAAGAAGATTTACAGCATCCCGGTGGTTTCTGGCACTGGATTTGGAGGCATAACGTACCAGTGACAATTGTAGAAGGTGTCAAGAAAGCAGGGGCATTACTGACTGCTGGTTATGCAGCGATCGCTATCCCCGGTGTTAACGCTGGATACCGCACACCTACTGATGAATATGGTACAGCGAATGGTAAACCATACCTCATCCCAGACCTCAAACACTTTGCAACAGAGGGGAGACAGGTTAACATCTGCTTTGACCAGGACAATAAACCTGAGACAGCCCAGCGAGTCAGAACCGCCAAAAGTCGCATGGGACGGCTGCTGGTAAATGAGAGTTGTTCGCTGCGAGTGATTGATTTACCGTTAGGGGCAGAAAAAGGTGTTGATGATTTTATTGTCGCCAAGGGTCAGCCAGCTTTTGACGCACTCTATAATACTGCCGTTGCACTGGAGTTGTGGGAAATTAAGCTGTTTACTTTGCTGACTTATCCAAAGGCGATCGCTCTCAACCAAAGATTCTTGGGCCAGCTTCTCGTGCCCGAAGGTGAAAAACTTATCATTCTTAAAGCCCCCAAAGGGACTGGTAAAACCGAATGGCTTGCAACTGAGGTGGCGAAAGCACATGACCAGGAACAGAGAGTATTAATTATCACCCACTGTATTCAACTGGGTGAGGCGTTGTGTAATCGGTTTGGTGTTAACTATGTTACCGAAGTCCATACTTCCGAAACAGGCACATTATTAGGATACGGGGTGTGTGTTGATTCACTGCATCAAGAGAGTCAAGCGCGATTCAACCCTAATGACTGGTCAAATGATGTGATAATCATTGATGAATGTGACCAAGTTTTCTGGCATTTACTTAACTCTGGTACTGAAGTGCAAAAACGTCGGGTATCTGTTCTCAAGAACCTCAAGCAACTAGTACAGAATGTTTTGGGCAGTAGTCAGGGAAAGATTTATCTATCAAGCGCTGATGTTTCTGACACAGATGTGAAATACGTTCTTTCTCTTGCGGGAGAATATCGGGTTAATCCCTTTGTCATCGTCAACAATTATCGGCACGTAGCTGGCAACTGTTACAACTATTCTGGTAGTAACCCAAAGAATCTTATCGCGGCACTAGATAAAGCGATTTCTAAAGGTGGGCATCATTTATTATGCTGCTCTGCTCAGAAAGCCAAGTCCAAATGGGGGACGCAAGCATTGGAAGAACGTTTTCGCCGCAAATTCCCTCATTTACGAATACTGAGAATTGACAGCGAATCCGTTGCTGACCCCTCTCATGCGGCTTTCGGCTGTATCGCTCACTTGAACGAAATTCTCACCCAGTATGATTTGGTTATCGCCTCTCCAAGTTTAGAAACTGGGGTATCCATCGATATTCGAGGACATTTTGATGGTGTTTGGGGGATTTTTCAGGGAGTGCAGCCGGTTAACTCTGTGCGGCAGTGGCGCGGCTACGGGAAACTGTTGACCGTCATATCTGGGTGA
- a CDS encoding NblA/ycf18 family protein, whose protein sequence is MNQPIELSLEQEFSLRTFSDQVQQMSREQAQEFLQMLYKHMMIREKTYQELLKHQWEVGSGSILG, encoded by the coding sequence ATGAATCAACCCATTGAATTATCTTTAGAACAAGAATTTAGCCTTAGAACTTTTTCTGATCAAGTGCAGCAGATGTCCCGTGAACAAGCTCAAGAGTTTTTGCAGATGCTGTATAAGCACATGATGATAAGGGAAAAGACTTACCAGGAATTGCTCAAACATCAGTGGGAAGTTGGTTCAGGTTCAATCTTGGGTTAA
- a CDS encoding GMC family oxidoreductase, with amino-acid sequence MAQYDYVVIGAGSAGCVVANRLTENGETTVLLLEAGNPVNKPEIQIPVAWPSLLGTEVDWAYWSEPEQHLNGRKILCSRGKVTGGSSSLNAMIYIRGNRHDFDRWQQLGNSGWSYEEVLPYFKKSENQQRGASEFHGIDGALSVTNPLAPAVMSEQFIEAAEQLGYGRNPDFNGAQQEGAGLYQLTIKNGKRHSAAAAFLVPILTRPNLMVQTGALVTRLLFKETRTVGVEYLYQGALQQVYVNQEVILSAGVFDSPKLLMLSGIGNAEHLLPLNIPVVANLPGVGENLHDHPLVAVGYKSTQALPVIAPTSNIVEAGLFMHSGKSNEVAPDLQFLFSPALLSPTLTHEVSGATLVTCLIKPQSHGTVTLRSTNPLDPAVIQANYLQCETDLKVLIEGIKIARQLAHSAAFNEVLGEEVAPGKDITGDEAIAAYIRQTANTYWHPVGTCKMGNDVLAVVDAQLRIHGIEGLRVVDASVMPTIPSGNTNASTIMIGEKAADLIRCGFADKMKL; translated from the coding sequence ATGGCTCAATACGATTATGTGGTGATTGGTGCTGGTTCAGCAGGCTGTGTCGTTGCCAATCGTTTGACAGAAAATGGTGAAACAACCGTGTTGTTGCTCGAAGCAGGGAATCCAGTAAATAAACCTGAGATTCAAATTCCTGTAGCTTGGCCAAGCTTGCTAGGAACGGAGGTTGATTGGGCTTACTGGAGTGAACCAGAACAACACCTCAATGGGCGGAAAATTTTGTGTTCGCGTGGCAAAGTCACTGGCGGCTCTAGTTCACTCAACGCCATGATATACATTCGAGGCAATCGCCACGATTTCGACCGTTGGCAACAACTCGGTAATTCCGGCTGGAGTTACGAAGAGGTATTGCCTTACTTCAAAAAATCAGAAAACCAGCAGCGAGGTGCGTCCGAATTTCACGGTATTGATGGAGCCTTGAGCGTTACTAATCCGCTTGCACCTGCTGTCATGTCAGAGCAATTTATCGAAGCAGCAGAGCAACTCGGCTACGGTCGTAATCCCGATTTTAATGGCGCACAACAAGAAGGTGCGGGATTATATCAATTAACTATCAAAAATGGTAAGCGACACAGTGCCGCGGCCGCATTTCTTGTGCCGATTCTTACTCGTCCTAATTTAATGGTTCAAACAGGTGCATTAGTGACTCGACTATTGTTTAAGGAAACTCGCACGGTTGGGGTAGAATATCTGTACCAAGGAGCGCTACAACAAGTTTATGTCAATCAGGAAGTGATCTTGTCGGCGGGTGTATTCGATTCTCCCAAACTGCTGATGCTATCTGGAATTGGAAATGCAGAGCATCTGCTCCCGCTCAACATTCCTGTGGTTGCTAACTTACCCGGTGTAGGTGAGAACTTGCACGATCACCCATTGGTTGCTGTTGGCTACAAGTCTACCCAAGCGCTACCCGTGATCGCACCTACCAGTAATATAGTCGAAGCTGGGCTATTTATGCATAGCGGTAAAAGCAACGAAGTTGCACCAGACTTACAGTTCCTCTTTAGCCCAGCTCTATTGTCTCCAACCCTTACCCATGAAGTTTCGGGAGCCACATTGGTTACTTGCCTGATCAAACCTCAAAGTCATGGTACTGTGACGTTGCGCTCAACAAATCCGCTCGATCCAGCTGTTATTCAAGCAAACTATCTTCAGTGTGAGACTGATTTAAAAGTGCTGATAGAAGGCATTAAAATCGCCCGTCAACTTGCTCATTCTGCTGCCTTTAATGAAGTATTGGGAGAGGAAGTGGCTCCTGGTAAAGATATAACCGGTGATGAAGCAATCGCTGCTTACATTCGACAAACGGCTAATACCTATTGGCATCCTGTGGGTACGTGTAAAATGGGCAACGATGTACTGGCGGTGGTTGATGCTCAACTCCGGATTCACGGAATTGAAGGATTGCGCGTTGTCGATGCCTCTGTAATGCCAACCATTCCATCTGGAAATACGAACGCATCTACGATCATGATTGGTGAAAAGGCAGCCGACTTAATTAGATGTGGGTTCGCAGATAAGATGAAATTGTGA
- a CDS encoding alternative oxidase — MIQAIVSFFVFIVDFVYGNRSYPRFYVLETIARVPYFSYLSVLHLYETLGYWRKADLLKVHFAETWNELHHLLIMESMGGDRYWIDRFVAQHIAVAYYWVVVLIYMLFPKYAYYLMELIENHAYHTYDDYLKAHETELKAQTAPKVAINYYRDGDLYMFEETQFTSDHKFRRPKVDNLYDVFVNIRDDECEHVKTMEALQLPEARQTFKSPHTVFELVTTSVEPQD; from the coding sequence TTGATTCAAGCGATCGTCAGTTTTTTTGTATTTATTGTCGATTTCGTCTACGGAAATCGTTCTTACCCTCGGTTTTATGTGCTGGAAACGATCGCTCGCGTTCCTTATTTTTCCTATCTCTCGGTGCTACATCTTTACGAGACGCTGGGTTACTGGCGCAAAGCTGACTTGTTGAAAGTTCATTTCGCCGAAACCTGGAACGAATTACATCATCTGTTAATTATGGAATCAATGGGTGGCGATCGCTACTGGATCGATCGCTTCGTCGCTCAACACATTGCAGTGGCGTACTACTGGGTGGTTGTCCTAATCTATATGCTGTTTCCCAAGTATGCCTACTACCTAATGGAACTTATTGAAAATCATGCTTACCATACCTATGACGACTACTTGAAAGCCCATGAAACAGAACTGAAAGCTCAAACAGCGCCCAAAGTCGCAATTAACTACTACCGTGATGGCGATTTATATATGTTTGAAGAAACCCAGTTTACATCAGATCATAAATTTCGCCGCCCGAAAGTGGATAATCTCTACGACGTATTCGTGAATATTCGTGATGACGAATGCGAACACGTCAAAACAATGGAGGCGCTCCAGTTACCAGAAGCACGGCAAACTTTCAAAAGTCCCCATACAGTTTTTGAATTGGTGACAACCAGCGTCGAGCCACAGGATTGA
- a CDS encoding hexameric tyrosine-coordinated heme protein produces MDNVIAPTNSPVVRPPEVTLVPNNSLLTETPEEGRQLAVKMSRLIIKLTQPDEEKRNQLRDVYGNDAMMLIAVGQTVATEFATIAAANNYWRK; encoded by the coding sequence ATGGATAATGTAATAGCTCCGACCAATTCACCTGTTGTCAGACCACCCGAAGTAACATTGGTTCCTAATAACTCACTATTGACTGAGACACCAGAAGAAGGACGACAACTAGCAGTCAAAATGTCACGATTAATTATTAAATTGACTCAACCGGATGAAGAAAAACGCAACCAACTGCGAGATGTTTATGGCAATGATGCCATGATGCTGATTGCAGTTGGTCAGACGGTTGCAACAGAGTTTGCCACGATCGCAGCTGCTAATAACTACTGGCGGAAGTAA
- a CDS encoding universal stress protein encodes MFSKILAAIDRSPNGNAVFDEALTLAKATKGSLMLLHILSSEEKNSPQTPTLLTLEYHPLNGELIEDYWKQWQTYEEEGFKLLRSYTEEATNAGVSTEFTQNSGNPSRNICKLARTWGADLIVIGRRGHSGLNELILGSVSNYVFHHALCSVHVVYAPVPLKSEVPVVNKAQVVH; translated from the coding sequence ATGTTTAGCAAAATTCTAGCTGCTATTGACCGTTCCCCAAATGGTAATGCTGTTTTTGATGAAGCGCTTACTCTAGCAAAGGCAACTAAAGGAAGCCTGATGCTGTTGCATATCCTATCTAGTGAAGAAAAGAATAGCCCCCAAACACCTACACTGCTTACTCTCGAATACCACCCATTGAATGGAGAACTTATAGAGGATTATTGGAAGCAGTGGCAAACTTACGAAGAAGAGGGTTTCAAATTATTGCGATCGTATACAGAAGAAGCAACCAATGCCGGGGTGAGTACTGAATTCACCCAAAATTCTGGCAATCCCAGCCGGAATATCTGTAAACTTGCTCGAACTTGGGGTGCTGACTTAATTGTGATCGGTCGTCGAGGACATTCTGGTTTGAATGAGTTGATTTTAGGCAGCGTGAGTAATTATGTTTTTCACCATGCTCTTTGTTCCGTGCATGTTGTTTATGCTCCAGTTCCTCTTAAATCTGAAGTACCCGTAGTTAATAAAGCTCAAGTAGTTCATTAA
- a CDS encoding nitroreductase has protein sequence MFDLDQTIKDRHSTRKFLSQPVPRALLNEALTLAQLAPSNSNIQPWRLVFAQGGCRDRLQEALLNLAKQQPNVSPLPSAFQHYRQELGAQVYGAMGITRDDKANRQLAVLRNYEFFGAPMVAIVCMHQDLGVADALSVGMYLQTLVLSLTARGIGTCVEVSLADYPEIIRNELNIPPELLIICGLAVGYSDPDFPANHLHISRESVEKNVSFQGD, from the coding sequence ATGTTTGATCTTGACCAAACTATTAAAGACCGACACTCAACACGCAAATTCTTATCCCAACCAGTGCCACGGGCTTTGCTCAATGAAGCCCTCACTCTAGCGCAACTGGCACCATCAAATTCAAACATCCAGCCGTGGCGGTTGGTGTTTGCCCAAGGTGGATGCCGCGATCGCTTGCAAGAGGCTTTGCTAAACCTTGCCAAGCAGCAGCCCAACGTCTCTCCTCTGCCTTCTGCCTTCCAGCATTACCGCCAGGAACTGGGAGCGCAAGTCTACGGGGCGATGGGGATTACTCGTGACGATAAAGCAAACAGACAGTTGGCCGTTCTGCGTAATTACGAATTTTTTGGCGCACCAATGGTTGCTATTGTCTGTATGCACCAAGATTTGGGCGTTGCTGATGCTTTAAGTGTGGGGATGTATTTACAAACGCTGGTGTTAAGCCTAACCGCTCGTGGCATTGGCACTTGCGTAGAGGTTTCGCTAGCGGATTATCCCGAAATCATCCGCAACGAGTTGAACATTCCACCGGAATTATTGATCATTTGTGGTTTAGCCGTTGGCTATTCCGATCCTGATTTTCCCGCTAATCATCTGCATATAAGCCGTGAGTCCGTTGAGAAAAACGTCTCGTTTCAGGGCGATTGA